One Mycobacterium paraseoulense genomic window, CGACACCGACCCGCAGGAGCGCATCGACGCGTTGTGGCGGCGCTGGCGCGAGGGTGGCGTGCTGTTCGCCAAGACCTTCCCGGACCAGAACTCCGACCTGGCCGCCAACCACATCGCGCGGGAATTCGCCGAGGAGCGCATCCGCGAAATCGTGGCCGATCCCCTCGTCGCCGGCGATCTCATCCCCGCCGACCACCCGATCGGGACGAAGCGAATCTGCACCGACGCCGGCTATTACGCGACGTTCAACCGGGACAACGTCCGGTTGGTGAACCTGCGCCGCGAACCGATCGAGGCGATCACCGCCGGCGGCGTGCGGACGAGCGCCGCGACGTATCCCTGCGACGTGCTGGTCTTCGCCACCGGCTTCGACGCGCTGACGGGTGCGCTGACCCGCATCGACCCGGTGGGGCCCAGGGGAGTGCGACTGCGCGACGTGTGGGCCGACGGCCCCCTGACCTTCCTCGGGCTGATGGTGCCCGGCCTGCCGAACCTGTTCGCCGTCAGCGGGCCCGGCAGCCCCTCGGTGCTGGCCAACATGGTGCTGCACGCCGAGGTTCAGGTCGACTGGGTCATCGAGCTGATCTCGGCCGTCCGCCGCCTCGGGGTGACGGAGGTCGAACCGCGCCGCGACGCCGCCGAGGCCTGGACGGACCATGTCGCGGAGGCGGCCGAGCAGACGCTGTTCCCGAAAGCGGCGTCGTCGTGGTATCTGGGCGCCAATATCGAAGGCAAGAAGCGGGTCTTCATGCCTTACGCGGGTGGGTTCGGCACCTATCGGCGCCACTGCGACGACGTGGCGCGTCGGGATTACGCCGGGCTGGTGCTCACCACCCGATGATCGAGACGGTTCAGCAACTGCTGCGGCAGCGCCGGCACGACGACACCCCGGCGCTCGCCCACGGCGACCGCGTGTGGACCTGGCGAGAACACCTCGCGGAGGCCGAGGCGGAGGCCGCCGCGCTGATCGCCGTCGCCGACCCTTCCCGTCCGCTGCACGTCGGGGCCCTGCTGCCGAACTCCCCGGCGATGCTGCGCGCCATGGCCGCGGCCGCGCTGGGCGGCTACGTGCTGTGCGGGATCAACACGACGCGGCGCGGGGCGGGGCTGCTGGCCGACATTCGACGCTCCGACTGCCAGCTGCTGCTCGCCGACCCCGAACACCTCGCGCTGTTGGATGGCTTGGACCTCAACGGCATTCAGGTGCTCGACGTGACCGGCGCACGCTACGCCGAACTGGTCTCCGCGGCGCCGCCCCTGGTTCCGCACCGCGAGGTCACCGGCGGCGACACCCTGATGATGATCTTCACCTCGGGGACCAGTGGCGACCCGAAGGTCGTCCGGCTGGCCCACGCGATGGCGATCATGTGCGGCGCCAGCCTGATCTTCCAGTACGACATCACCGCCGCCGACGTCTGCTACCTGTCGATGCCGCTCTTTCACTCCAACGGTGTCGCCGCAGGATGGGCGGTCGCCATCGGCGCCGGCGCCACCATGGTCCCGGCCAGGTTCTCGCCGTCCCGCTTCCTGGACGACGTGCGGCGCCACCGCGTGACGTACCTCAACTATGTCGGCAAGCCCCTCGCGTTGATCCTGTCCACTCCGGAGCGGCCCGACGACGCGGACAACCCGCTGCGGGTGGCGTTCGGCAACGAGGCGACCGACCGCGACATCGCCGAATTCGCAAGGCGGTTCGGCTGCCGGGTGGTGGACAGCTTCGGCTCCAGCGAGTTCGCGGTGATCGTCGTCCGTGAGGACGGCACCCCGCCGGGATCGATCGGCAGGCCGTACCCGGGCGTGAGCGTGTACAACTCGACGACGCTCACCGAGTGCGCCGTCGCCGAATTCGACGAACACGGGGCGCTGACGAATTTCGACGACGCGGTCGGCGAGCTCGTCAACACCCAGGGCGCGGGGCCGTTCGCCGGCTACTACAACGACCCGGCGGCCACGGCCGAGCGCATGCGGCACGGCATGTACTGGTCCGGCGACCTGGCCTACCGGGACGCCGACGGCTGGATCTACCTCGCCGGACGCACCGCGGACTGGATGCGGGTGGACGGCGAGAACCTGGCGGCGGGGCCGATCGAGCGCATCCTGGGACGCCTGCCCGAGGTCAGCCAGGTCGCGGTCTACGCGGTGCCCGACGACCGGGTCGGCGATCAGGTGATGGCCGCGCTGGTGTTGCGCGCCGGTACGCGGTTGACGCCGGATCGCTTCGCCAAATTCCTTGCCGCGCAACCTGACCTGTCGCCCAAAGCCTGGCCCCGATATGTGCGCATCAACGCCGACCTGCCGACGACCGCGACCAACAAGATCCTCAAGCGTGCGCTGATTGCCGCGGGCGTCAGCGCGGAGGGCGGCGTCTTGTGGACGCGCCCGGCGCGCGGCACCGCCTACCGTCAGCTGACGGCTTCGTCGGCCTGAGCCGGATCAGCGACCGCGTGCGGCGCTTCACCGAACCGCGCCAGCACGAGTGTCGCCGACACCGCCACCACGAAGCCCGCGATGACCAGCCAGCCGAGCCCGTCGCGCGCGCTGTCGCCCAGCCACACCGCTCCGACGAACGCGGGCGCGACGGTCTCACCGACGACCATCCCCGCGACGGCCGTGGTCACCGAGCCGCGGTGCAGGGCGGAGGTCAGCAACAGGAAACCGGCGGCCCCGCCGGCGGCCGCCGCATACAGCGCCGGGTTGGCGTAGAAGGCGCGTTCGGTCGGATCGATCACCTCGATCAGCCGCACGCCGACCTCGATGACCCCGAAACCGGTCCCGGCCGCCAGCCCCAGCGCCAGCGCCCGCGGCCGGTCCGGCAGCCGGCCCGCCACGGCGCCGGCGACGAATATGGTGGCCGACACACCGAGCAAAGCCCAGCCGAGCCCGGCCGGGGCGTGCCGGAAGTGCCCCGGGCCCGCCGCGAGTGCGAGCACGACGAGGCTGGCGCAGACCACGCCCACCGCGGTCCATTCCCCCCGCGACAACCGTGCCGACAGCAGCCATGCGGACGCGACGCCGGTCACCGCGATCGACGCGGCCAGCGCCGCGGCGACCACGTAGATGGGTACCAGGCGCAACGCCGCCACCTGAAGGAGGAAGCCGATCCCGTCGAGGCCGACGCCGACGACGTAGCGCCATTGCCGCGCGGCGCGCATCAGCAGCACGGTGTCGACACCCGAGCCGCTGCCGGCCTCCACCGAACGCGTCGCCGCTGCCTGTAGCACCGACGCCGTGCCGTAGCAGACGGAGCAGCCGAGCGCGAGCAGGAATCCGATCAGCACACGTCGAACAATAGGCCTCCGGCCGGGCAGGTGCGGGCGGGCGGCTCGCTGGGAATCCTCTGAACAAATGTTTGGGCGACGGCCCGTGTGGGCACCTGACAACTACGCATGGCTTCGGGCCCAGTCGGGGCCCCAATGAGAATTGGTGAACAGCCATGCGTTGTCTTTGTGTTCATTGACTGTCTGTCAAACAAGTGCGCTGCAAGGCAATTCAAAGTGGACGTTTAAACTCAGTGTACAACTGTGTACTCTAGCGCCATGGCTGAACGAGGCGCGGAACCCCAGGTCCCACGCGGACGCCGGCTGTTCCTGCGGGCCGTGCGGCGGTTGTTCAGCCCGCTGCAGCCGGACGACTATCTGGAGATGATCAACCCGCTCTGGACCACCAAAGAGCTGCGCGGGAGGGTCGAGGCCATCGAGCAACAGGGCTCGGAAGCTGCCAGCGTCCTGATTCGCCCCGGTTACGAGTGGCCCGGGCACAAGCCCGGTCAGTACGTGCGCCTCGGCGTGGTCATCGACGGTGTGTACCACTGGCGGGCGTACTCGCTGACATCGGATCCCGCGCCCGAGGACGGGCTGATCAGCGTCACGCCGAAGCGGGTCGACGGCGGCGTGGTGTCACCGTATCTCGTGCACAAGATTCAGCCGGGGGACCTGGTGCGGCTCGGCGAGATCGAAGGCGTGTTCACCCTGCCGGAGCCCGTGCCGGACAAGATGCTGTTCATCAGCGCCGGCAGCGGCATCACGCCGATTATCAGCATGCTGCGCGACCTCGACCACCGCGACGAAATGCGCGACGCGGTGGTCATACATTCCGCGCGCACCCGCGAGCAGGCCATGTTCCTGTCCGCGCTGGAAGAGCTCGAGGAACGCCACGAGGGCATGCGGCTGGATCTGCGCCTCACCTCCGAACAGGGACGGCTCACACCCGCCGACTTGGACGAGGTGTGCCCCGATTGGCGCGAGCGCGAGGCGTTCTGCTCGGGTCCCGGCGAGATGCTCGACGCGCTGATCGAGCACTGGGAGGACAACGGGGATCGGGACCGCCTGCATTTCGAGCGCTTTCAGCCGAAGATCGGGGGCGACGCCAACGCCGGCGAGGGCGGCATGGTGTGCTTCCTGGACAGCGACAAGGAAGTCGAATGTGACGGGGGCACATCGATTCTCGAGGCCGGTGAGAAGGCCGGTCTCAACCTCGCTTATGGCTGTCGCATCGGAATCTGCCATACCTGCGTCGGGACGCTGAAATCGGGCAAGCTGCGCGACCTGCGCTCGGGTGACGTGATCGAACCGACCGAGCAGGACGTCCGAATCTGCATCAACACCGCCGAGGGCGACGTCGAACTCGAACTCTGATGGAAAGGAGCGGCTTGTGACAACTGCCGTGAAGAGGATTGGGGAGTCACCGCTTTCCCGCCTGGGGGAACAAGAACTGGAAAAGCTCGCGAAGGAATTCGACGCGATCCACGACGAGGTGTTCGCCGATCTCGGCGATCGCGACCGCCGTTACATCAAGAACGTGATCTCGGCGCAACGGCAGATCGTGGTGGCCGGCCGGGTGCTGTTGCTGGCGTCCCGCTCGAAGACCGCGTGGCTGCTGGGCACCGCCTGCCTTTCCATGGCCAAGATCTTGGAAAACATGGAGATCGGCCATAACGTGATGCACGGGCAATGGGACTGGATGAACGATCCCGACATCCATTCCTCGGTATGGGACTGGGACACGGCGTCGACCGCCGAGTCGTGGAAGCACTCCCACAACTACATCCATCACACCTTCACGAACATCCTCGGCAAGGACAAGGATCTCGGCTACGAGATCATGCGCATCGACCCCAACCAGAAGTGGGCCCCGCGCTACCTGGGCCAACCGATCTACAACCTGCTGCTGACGATCCTGTTCGAGTGGGGCGTGGCCGTCCACGACATGGACATCGACGCGATACGTAAACGCGAGAAGCCGTGGTCGGAGGTGCGCAAGGACCTGCGCGGCATCGGCGTCAAGGCGCGCGCGCAGATCTACAAGGACTACCTCGGCTGGCCGGCCATCAGCGCCGGCGCCTTCGCGCTCACCCAGCTGGCTTTGCGCGGCCGGCTCGAGCAGCCGGCCAAGTCCCGGTTGGGCAGGAGGCTGCGCACGATATCCAACGGGGGCCGCATCGGTGCCGCGGCGACCTTCCTGGACAAGGTCGCTCCGGGCGTCGAGAGCACCTACCTGCGCACGCTGGCCGCCGATGCGCTGGCAAACGTCGTCCGCAACGTGTGGGCGCACGCGATTATCTTCTGCGGCCACTTCCCGGATCAGGCCTATACGTTCACGCAGGAAGAAGTCGAGAACGAGACGCGCGGCGGTTGGTATGTACGCCAGTTGCTCGGCGCCGCGAACATCGAGGGCAGCCCGCTGTTCCACATCATCAGCGGCAATCTCGGTTACCAAGTCGAACACCACCTCTACCCGGACATGCCGAGCAGTCGATACTCCGAGATCGCGCCGCAGGTCAAAGACATCTGTGAGCGCTACGAGCTCCCGTACAACTCGGGGCGGTTCGGGAAACAGTGGTTGATGGTGCACCGCAGCATCTTCCGCTTGGCCTTTCCCGGGGGAAAGCCGCGGCCGAAGCCCGGTCCCTACCACGGCAATGTCCATCGTCCCGACCCCGAGCGGCCCAGCGAGAGCGCCACGTTCCGCGACCGCGTCCCGGCCGAGCACCCGGCCGCGGGCCCCGAACACGAGGCCAGCGGCGTCGAGGTGCAGCCCCCGCCGCGGGGCAAGGACTGACGCTGCGGCACGTCGAGACCGGCGACATCACCATCCGGCCGACAGTCCAGGGCTAGCACCAAGTCGCGGGATCTGAACCATTTTCGTCGACCGCTCGTGCATGATCATCGATGATGCAGCGCATCCGCAGATCCGATAGCGAAGACACCGAGCCGACGGGTGATTCCGGCGGGTACGGGTTTCCGGTGCGGCTGTGGCGCGTGCTGGACGAGCACCC contains:
- a CDS encoding DMT family transporter — its product is MLIGFLLALGCSVCYGTASVLQAAATRSVEAGSGSGVDTVLLMRAARQWRYVVGVGLDGIGFLLQVAALRLVPIYVVAAALAASIAVTGVASAWLLSARLSRGEWTAVGVVCASLVVLALAAGPGHFRHAPAGLGWALLGVSATIFVAGAVAGRLPDRPRALALGLAAGTGFGVIEVGVRLIEVIDPTERAFYANPALYAAAAGGAAGFLLLTSALHRGSVTTAVAGMVVGETVAPAFVGAVWLGDSARDGLGWLVIAGFVVAVSATLVLARFGEAPHAVADPAQADEAVS
- a CDS encoding flavin-containing monooxygenase, giving the protein MSRDAGAAVADVIVIGAGFAGLYAVHRAASAGLSVIGLEAAPDVGGTWYWNRYPGARCDVESVDYSYSFDEELQQSWTWTERFAAQPEILAYLRHVADRFDLRRHYRFGVDVTGAAFGEGRWRVRTRDQRTYAARFLVAATGCLSAVNRPDIPGVDDFAGEVYFTAAWPRQDPDLRGKRVGLIGTGSSGIQAVPIVAAQADRLVVFQRSANYSIPMPNRPWTPEEQQQIREQYPERRRISAYAASGTPHGTYHKKAVDTDPQERIDALWRRWREGGVLFAKTFPDQNSDLAANHIAREFAEERIREIVADPLVAGDLIPADHPIGTKRICTDAGYYATFNRDNVRLVNLRREPIEAITAGGVRTSAATYPCDVLVFATGFDALTGALTRIDPVGPRGVRLRDVWADGPLTFLGLMVPGLPNLFAVSGPGSPSVLANMVLHAEVQVDWVIELISAVRRLGVTEVEPRRDAAEAWTDHVAEAAEQTLFPKAASSWYLGANIEGKKRVFMPYAGGFGTYRRHCDDVARRDYAGLVLTTR
- a CDS encoding ferredoxin reductase yields the protein MAERGAEPQVPRGRRLFLRAVRRLFSPLQPDDYLEMINPLWTTKELRGRVEAIEQQGSEAASVLIRPGYEWPGHKPGQYVRLGVVIDGVYHWRAYSLTSDPAPEDGLISVTPKRVDGGVVSPYLVHKIQPGDLVRLGEIEGVFTLPEPVPDKMLFISAGSGITPIISMLRDLDHRDEMRDAVVIHSARTREQAMFLSALEELEERHEGMRLDLRLTSEQGRLTPADLDEVCPDWREREAFCSGPGEMLDALIEHWEDNGDRDRLHFERFQPKIGGDANAGEGGMVCFLDSDKEVECDGGTSILEAGEKAGLNLAYGCRIGICHTCVGTLKSGKLRDLRSGDVIEPTEQDVRICINTAEGDVELEL
- a CDS encoding fatty acid desaturase family protein is translated as MKRIGESPLSRLGEQELEKLAKEFDAIHDEVFADLGDRDRRYIKNVISAQRQIVVAGRVLLLASRSKTAWLLGTACLSMAKILENMEIGHNVMHGQWDWMNDPDIHSSVWDWDTASTAESWKHSHNYIHHTFTNILGKDKDLGYEIMRIDPNQKWAPRYLGQPIYNLLLTILFEWGVAVHDMDIDAIRKREKPWSEVRKDLRGIGVKARAQIYKDYLGWPAISAGAFALTQLALRGRLEQPAKSRLGRRLRTISNGGRIGAAATFLDKVAPGVESTYLRTLAADALANVVRNVWAHAIIFCGHFPDQAYTFTQEEVENETRGGWYVRQLLGAANIEGSPLFHIISGNLGYQVEHHLYPDMPSSRYSEIAPQVKDICERYELPYNSGRFGKQWLMVHRSIFRLAFPGGKPRPKPGPYHGNVHRPDPERPSESATFRDRVPAEHPAAGPEHEASGVEVQPPPRGKD
- the fadD1 gene encoding fatty-acid--CoA ligase FadD1; translation: MIETVQQLLRQRRHDDTPALAHGDRVWTWREHLAEAEAEAAALIAVADPSRPLHVGALLPNSPAMLRAMAAAALGGYVLCGINTTRRGAGLLADIRRSDCQLLLADPEHLALLDGLDLNGIQVLDVTGARYAELVSAAPPLVPHREVTGGDTLMMIFTSGTSGDPKVVRLAHAMAIMCGASLIFQYDITAADVCYLSMPLFHSNGVAAGWAVAIGAGATMVPARFSPSRFLDDVRRHRVTYLNYVGKPLALILSTPERPDDADNPLRVAFGNEATDRDIAEFARRFGCRVVDSFGSSEFAVIVVREDGTPPGSIGRPYPGVSVYNSTTLTECAVAEFDEHGALTNFDDAVGELVNTQGAGPFAGYYNDPAATAERMRHGMYWSGDLAYRDADGWIYLAGRTADWMRVDGENLAAGPIERILGRLPEVSQVAVYAVPDDRVGDQVMAALVLRAGTRLTPDRFAKFLAAQPDLSPKAWPRYVRINADLPTTATNKILKRALIAAGVSAEGGVLWTRPARGTAYRQLTASSA